TTGAGTAATGTCTCTTTTTTATGATTTTCCGTAAACAAAAATATCCGGTTGGAACTGCTCCACAAGCGCCGGATATCTTCATCATTCAAAAATACGGATTGGGTATCTGGGTAGCGGGAACCAAATTCCATTGTTAGAGTACGACCATTGAGGAGATAAATGGGTTGGTCAATATAGAAACGGAGAGATGAGCCTGTTTCATAATTCCCATTAAGTACAATTTTCGCATTGGGTTCCCATCGCTGCTTGATTTCCTCAGCCAGAACCCGCGAAGAGAGGACAGGCTCGAACTTGATGTGGGCGCGGTTAGCGCAAATAAAAAGTAACCCCATAGTCAACACCATGACTATTACTGTGTATGTGTGGTTTTGCTTGCGACGAAACCAAAATGCTAGTAAAAAACCTAAGCTAACTACTAGCGCCGACAGAATAGCGGGACTGCGTAATTCTGCCAAAGCATATGGCGTAAAGTCAAATAAATGTCCTAGTGCAATTGTATATCTTTTGTCATCAGAAGAGACTATATTGAGGAAGGACGAAAGATCTCCTGTTGCTTGCACGTTGCGAGTGTTCCAGACCAGCACTCCCATTATGATAGCAAAGACTATCCCAAGAATGGCTAAGATGCCATTTATCCATAGTAAGTATTTTTTCGCTTTTACTCCTTCTTCAGCTTCAGTAAAGGCGGTACTTAACAACAGGGCAAGTGCTGGGTAAGCTGGAAATGTGTAATACTCTTGACCGCTAGAGAAACTGAAAAAAATCAGAATAATTCCTGTCCACAGCCATAAATAGAGATTCAGTTGTATCTTCTTATTTGCCTGAGCTTTCAAACGAGGTCGCTGCGTTATGAGTAGCGGAAATCCCAAGCTCCAAGGAAATAACCAAACCATATGCAGCAGCCAGTAATTCAAGAGCGGTAGTTTGCCATAGTCTTTTGGATAGCGTTGCCCAAGAAATCTTAAGAAATGTTCGTTAACGAAGTAATACCAGAAAAAATGTTCGTTGCGAACCCCAACAAGAAGATGCCAAGGTACTGCGATCGCTAAAAACAAGGCACTTCCTGAAAGTAACCGCAGTTCTTTCCAAACAAAAAGGTTACCAGTCAGTAAAAGGAATAGAAATACAGGACTCACTGTAAAGACAATACCGATTAGCCCCTTCGTCAATACCGCTAACGCTGTAGCAACGTAAAATCCGTAATACAATCTTTTGGATATCCCAGTACCAAAGAATGCCCGTAAGAAACACAAGTGTGCGGTTGTTACTAACAGAGTTAAAAGTGCCTCTGGGATCATGATGCGAGTGAACAGAAACATCCCACAGCAGAAAAGCAGAGACGCGGCTGCGTAAAGACCTACTTTTTGCGAATAAGCCCATTGTCCAAAGGCATAGGTGACCCAACCCAATAGTACGATCGCTATAACAGTGGGAAAACGCACAGCAAAGGCATTGAAGCCAAAAACTTGATAAGCACTTGCGACTAACCAGTAAAGTAGGGGAGCCTTTTGCAGATAACGGACTCCATTAACGTACATGGTTATCCAATCGTTCCGCAACAACATCTCTCTAGATGCTTGAGCATGCACGGCATCGGCATTATCAATCACAGAAGGCTGAAAAGAAATACTGGTGTAGATAATTGCACTAAAAACAAGCAACAGAATAATAGGCGTGTATTTACGCATAAAACTCAGACAGACATTGTATGCAAATAATTTAAGTTAATAGTGCTTCGGTAGAATCGGTTGTAAGTGGTATTAATTTCCCGCTTCTTGTCAGCCTTAATTTTCGACCCCGCCACTTGAAGGTACTGCCAACAAAGCTGTAGCACCACAATCCAAAGCTCATAAGATCGCGTAAAGGAACCAACAACAAAAACTTTCTAGCTACTGGATCTTTTAGGCTTTTGACCCCAACAACCCATGCCATGATGAATCTGGTCATCAATACGATCCCCACCATTACCCAACTGAAAATTGACTCATATGTTGCTATTAAGAATAATAAACTGATGGCTGTTCCGTGGGTAAAGATCAGCCCTAAATAGCCCCAAGGACGAGAGACACGCGTACAGCAATTCCAACGGGTCTGACGATGGATTAAGTCAATAAAGTTTTCTGTGGCGATCGTATGGTCTATAACATAGTCCGAAAGCACAATCTTGTAGCCTGCTTGAGCGCTGAGGTAGCCAAGTTGGAAATCGTCTGCTAGATAATCAGCAATTGTTTGAAACCCTCCAATTGCCTCAAGAGCAGTTTTCCGGATTGCAATAGTAGGACCTAAAGCAAACTTCATTCCTTCTATATATCTTGCAACTAGAACACCAGCAAGGTATTCAGTAGATATCCCGATGGCTTCAAAGATTGCCACCCATCCTCGAACCTGCGGACGGTACAAACACGTAACGACCCCAACAGTAGGGTCGTTCATGGGTTGGATAACTCGCATCAAATAATCTGGTTGTACGCGGACATCACTATCTGCAAGAAGTAGGAGCGAATACTTGGCTTTTGCTTGTGCGTTAGCGAGGTTGCTCACCTTAAGATTGGTACCGATGGTGCGATTGCTAATGACTAGACTTATATCAATTTCTGGGAAGTCATTGATGATTGTTTTGACGACTTCTACACAGGGATCGCGTTCATCGCGCACGCCGAAAATAATTTGGTATTCCGGGTAGTCTTGTTTGCAAAATGAGGCAAAGTTTTCGTAGGTATCAATGTCAAGACCGCAAATTGGTTTCAAGATAGTAACGGGTGGGTGAAAGTCGGAATCGATTTGCGTCGGATGGGAAAAGAACTTAATTGCTGCATAAATGGCATAGCAGTTATACCAAATCGCCGACAGACACAACATCCCAAGCAGAAATTGGTACAGATATAACATTTAATTTCCTTTAATCGCTATTAAAAAAACGTGAATTCGACAAACCTCACCCTCCCAACCTCCCTCTCCTTTTAGGAGAGGGAGGGGCAACCTTATAATCAGGGTTTGAAGCCCCTCTCCTACGAGGAGAGGGGTTTGGGGTGAGGTTTGTTTTGACTTCGTCGAACTCACGTTAAAAAATATCCAGCTTTTTCTTGTAGGATGGGATTGACCAAATTGGAGCGAAGCGACTGGATGCCCGCCCCACAAGATGATAATTTAACCAATTGGAAAAAAGAATGAGACAGATTGTTGGGTGAAATTAAGTCCAAGCAAGACTTTCTCAATCCAAAATCTAAAATCTAAAATCCAAAATGGTATTATTTCTTGGAAATCCCTTAAGCTCTCTGATTAACAACATATTGCTTGCGCTTAGCACGTAAGCTGAGATACTCTCGTGCTTCCTTATAAAGGCGACGGCGTTCTTCAGAATTGAAAAGAGCCTTCTTGACAATGCGGGCAACAATGCGGGGACGGAAGTAGTACTTGCCATAGAAGTCTTCTACTGCTGCCATCATTTCAGCGCGTGACAAGTTTGGATACTCAAAGTGAGGCAGTTGGTGTCCAGTCTCGTCCGTCATTTCAGCATCTAAGCGCAAGTACCCATTCGATTGGACAAAGTTGTATAGTTCAGTCCCTGGATAAGCATGGGCTACGGAAACTTGTATCGTCTCGCAGTCGAGTTCTTGAGCAAACTTCAGAGTTTCTTCAATGGTTTCTTGCGTTTCGCCAGGTAGCCCGATAATAAAATCACCATGAACGGTAATACCTGCTTTTTTGCAGTTTTTCTGGAATTCTCGTGCTTGCTCGACTGTTGCTCCCTTTTTGATGTTTTTGAGAATTTGAGAATTGCCTGACTCAAATCCCACAATAAACAGCCGACAACCAGCAGCACGCATTGCTTGAAGTGTTTCTAGATCGACGTGAACGCGGGAAGTGCAAGACCAGGTAAAGTTAAGAGGCTTAAACTTTTCACATAAGGCTAGCACCCGCTGTTTGCCAATGGTAAACGTATCATCGTCAAAAAAGATTTCTTTTGTATCGGGGAAGAGTTTGAGCGCGTGTTCAACTTCTTTGGCAACATCATCCACCGATCGCTGTCGCCATGCGTGACCATCAAAAGTTTGCGGCCACAAACAAAATGTACACTTAGCGGGGCAACCGCGTGTAGTGTAAAAAGAAATGTATGGGTGTAGTAGGAATGGTACATTGTAGCGATGTATGTCCAAATCTCGCTTGTAAATTGGCGTTACCCATGGTAATGCATCTAGGTCTTCAATAGGTAACCTATGCTCTGTATGTACTATCTTGCCGTCTTTTCTGAAGCTTACACCCTTGATTTCTTCCAGAGATTTTCCTGAAGCAAATTCGGTCACTGTGTAATCGAATTCTTTGTGGGTCACAAAGTCAATTGCCTCACTTGCCATTAAGCTTTGTTCTGGCTGTGTGGTCACGTGTGGACCGACAAAGGCTATTTTTAACGAAGGTTTTGCAGCCTTCATCATTTCTGCCAAACGCACATCGCTATGAAATCCTGGTGTGCTGGTGAAAAGAACAACAAAATCATATTCGGTGGCAATTCGTATTGTCTCTTCTGGCGATACGCCATGAGGTGGCGCATCTAGTAACCGACTTTCGGGGATCATTGCTGCAGGATAGGCAAGCCAGACTGGGTACCAGTACGATTCAATTTCGCGTGTTGCAGGCCACCGAGAACCTGCTCCTCCGTCAAATCCTTCAAAGGACGGTGGGTTAAGTAGCAAAGTCTTCATCATAGTTTCTAGCCACCCTTATGGTTCGTTATTTAGCACACTTGTGAAGATGTTCTCAAGTATATAGTTACAACGGACTTGGAGGATCTCTTTTTTCTGGTGTTGGTAGTCGGTCTATCCAGTCTTCAATCAACTGTGTCATTGTTTTTTCTTTGGACTCAGCATATAGCTTTAGTTTGTGGTATCGACGCTCCGACAACCTAAACCGCAATGACTTTTCTTTCATTTTTGTGTACACATTGTTCTACAAATATGGTAGTATAACAAAAACCCAAGAATTTGTGTTCGTTCGCTATCTACCTTCATGCGTCTGATTTCCTTTCTTTTGCGTTCTTCATGGGGAATGGTGACTCTTGCGATTGTCACCGGATTCCTAAGTGGCGGTAGTAACGCTAGCCTCATTGCTCTGATTAGCAGTGCAGCAAGTAATAACGCCAATTCACGCCTTGCGATCGTTATTTGGGGTTTTGTAGGGCTGGCGCTGATAGCTCTGATAACCAGCGTTATTTCCCAGATGTTGCTGATTCGTATATCTCAAAATGCAATTTTTCAATTACGAATGCGTTTGAGTAACCAGATACTCACTTCAGAATTGAACCATTTGGAACAACTTGGAAATTCTCGCATTTTGGCAACTTTGACAGAGGATGTCCAGACAGTTGCTAATGCTGTTCACGTGATACCACATCTTTGCATCGATCTTGCCATTGTTATAGGTTGTTTGACATACATCACATGGCTTTCTTGGTTAGTCTTCCTTATGGTTTTAGGCGTATCAGTCGTAGCAATTGGGAGTTGTCAGTGGCTATTAAATCAAGGAAAAAAATATCTTTCTCTTGCTCGTGAAGACCAAGATGTAATGTTTAAGCATTTCCGCACCATTACAGAAGGAGTGAAGGAACTTAAGCTCAACTACAATCGTCGTCAAGGGTTTCTTTCTAAAAATTTACAATCTACAGCAACTATTTTTAGTCATCACAATATTCAAGGTCTATCCTTTTATGGAATAACGACAAGTTGGGGAAGACTTATATTCTTTTTCGCAATTGGTTTCGTCCTTTTTTCACTTCCTAATATACTCACTATTAATCCTCAAACACTTGCTGGCTTTATCTTAACTTTCACCTATTTAATGTTACCAATGAACAACATTGTGGAAAATATCCCTATCATTACTAGAGCCAGCATTGCCTTAGATAAGATAGAATCACTAGGCTTGTCTTTAGAAAGTAACGCTGAGGTTTCCACAGTTCCACCTAAAACCAAGACTTCCTGGAGCAACTTAAAACTTTCACGGGTGACTCATAGTTATAACATCAATCAAGAAGATCGCTCTTTTATTATCGGTCCAATTGACTTGACCTTTTATCCACAACAACTCGTGTTTATCGTTGGCGGAAATGGTAGCGGAAAATCGACTCTTGCTAAAGTAATTATAGGGCTGTACACACCAGAAGCTGGAGAAATTATATTTGATGGAGAGCTTATTAGCGAACAAAATCGAGAATGGTACCGCCAGCATTTTTCTATGGTGTTTTCTGACTTTTATTTGTTCGATGAGATTTTAGAATTAGAAAATGCTGACTTAAAAAGTCAAGCACAAGAGTACTTAAAAGTACTTCAATTAGAGCATAAGGTGACAATAGAAAATGGTAAACTTTCTACCATAAATCTTTCCCAAGGACAGCGCAAAAGGCTAGCTTTACTCAGCGCATACTTGGAGGATCGGCCAATTTATTTGTTTGATGAATGGGCGGCAGATCAAGATCCAGTTTTTAAGGAAATTTTCTACACCGAACTGCTGCCAAAGCTGAGAGATAGCGGCAAAACAGTACTTGCCATTACCCATGACGATCGCTATTTCCATGTAGCCGATCGCATCATAAAATTGGATTACGGTCAAGTGGAGTTTGACAAGTAACGAGTTGGTTAATGGTTAGTGGTTAGTAGTTAGTGGTAAAATCTACCCAACTAACAACTAACAACTAACAACTAACAACTAACAATCTTTAACTTTAGAAAATTGAGCATTTTGGTTTTTCTGATGCCGAGGCATTTTTTGACTTAGGCGTAAACGATGTAAAAACTACAAATCTTGTTGGATTTGTGAGTTTTACTTTAGATTTTCAGCTATTTTTCCGCTCAAAATACGGTTTTTGTATAAAAGAATTCTATAGAAATAGCATTAAGGTTACTGGCTCCGAAGTCAAAGGAAGTTCGTCAAGAGATGAAAATATTGAACTATTTCTTAAAAAGGATGCTGTGAGTGTGAGTAAGTGGAGGAGCAATTTTGTGACCAAACGTAAAGCAGTCCAGACCCCAAAATTTATTCAAGTATGGAAATTAACTGGTCACTGGTCACTGGTCACTGGTCACTGTTAATGTGGTGTGTGAGGATGAAGGTTCCTGTTGGGAAGAATTATCAGAAATATGGCAAAAAGAGCGAGTTCTTTAGGTGCTCATTTTAGTTAATCGATCAATGAGTGCAATAACATCACTGCGACTCAGTTTTTGTTTGCCATTGACAAGGGCTTCAAGAGTGCCATAAGCCAAAGTTAGCGGAATCTGGCAAAAGTCCAAGGCTGGACCCACAGGAAGTGAATTGATATAAGCATCTGCCATGGCTAAATTGCGACGGGCGTACTGATGCATTCTTTCCTCAGACCAACCAACTGGATAAAAATCGACCCCACGCGATAAATCTTCCCTGTGGTTGCGGAGGATATTAACTGCTTGTAAGCCCCGACCAAACCCAATTGCGTGGGTACGGTTTGTCTGTGTTCCATCATACCAAGCCCACAAATCGGAAAGCATTAAGCCAACTGCACCAGCAACTCCAAACGTATAGCGATCTAAATCCAATTCATTATCAATCTTCCAATTACGTTCTGCCCAGTATGCCATTCTATCTGCCATGGCAGCAGTGGCATCCCAAATTCGAGGTGCAATTGTTGCAGGCGCAAGTATTGCCCATTCTCGAATCCGAAGGGAGACCTCTGGTAGTATATCCTCATGGGTGCTCAATCCATTGTGGAAAGCATCAACTGGAAAACCATCAACCCCTGCTTGTAATGTCAAGCTAATTGCTCGCAATAGTTTTGCTTTGGTAGGGTTATCTAGTTCTGCATTGTCTTCAATTTCATCAATGGCTCGCAAACACAAGTAAGCTGATGCTACAGCTTCTTGCAAACCAAGTGGTAAACGAACTATTGGGATATAAAATGTTCGACTCGTTTCTCTAAGGATATTTAAGGCGTCTCCATACAAGTCCATACGATGCAACTCCATTGAGTATTGTTAACTTGCTTAATATTGTTGGTTAAAAAGTAACTACTCAAATCAAAAAGTTGGGATTGCGGAAATCGCTATGCTCGTTTACCTGACAACTCTCGTTCTTCATGAGTCACTGGTAATAGAGCAAACCCAATCCAGCAGTCACCAACTTCTGACTCCAAGGACAAATACCGAGCAGTTATTCTCTTCCTAAGAAGATTAAAATCATTCGCCAAAAATGGCATCGGTTTCCACCTGTTAGACTTGTTAGCTATCGCTCCGAATAGAATTTTTGGCATTCACCTCTAATATGAACGCTCACCGTGCTAAATGTTACCCAAGCTGTACGGCTCATCTTTTGCAAGCTACTCTCCTCTGTGTGCAACGGCAAACGGTTATACACCTGCATTGATTTCAAATAACGACGATAATGGAGGGTTTGAAAGTTCCCAACCAACTCCTGCTTGCTACCAAAACACCAAAAGTCGTTAATCCCTCTACTTACAAAATCGTGTTTGAGGGTCTTTTCTTGTCTGTAGATCGAGCAGGGCATAGTTGGAAAAATATTAAGTTACATTAACACATATATCACTTTCCCAACCCAGAAAAGCTATTAGGGCATTGGGCATTGGGCATTGGGCATTGGGCATTGGGCATTTCCCCTTGTCTCCTTCTTCCCTAGCCCCTAGCCCCTAACCTTTGATCGCTATGTTTACAATAGCTTTACACGGTAAGATAATAATTGTAAACTTATAAAACAATTTATAACTAATGGCTAAGAAGCAGAAATTTCCTTACCTAGTTGCTTCCAAGTGGACGGCTCGGACAAAAATAGATGGCTGGCGACACTTCCAAGTCGTCAATCGCAAAAACCAAGGTAAGTGGGTTTATGCTGAGATGGTCGCTTCTTGCGATCCCAAAGTCCGTTTCTGGATCAATGCCAAGTTATTACAAGACACCTCACAATGGCAATCTGGCTGGCAATCTCTACAAGAGATGCATTCCATGGAAGATGCTGTGCTAAAATTTTAGCCCAATTTTTAAATTGTAATTATTATTTACACTATTGAAAGCGATCGCCAATACATTCCAGTCAGATCCCCGACTTCTTCAAGAAGTCGGGGATCTTGCTTGCATTCTTTTGAAAATAGGGAATGCGTAAGAGGGATGTTCATGATTGGTGATGAAACTTTTGCATCGCGATCGCCTCCTGTTTGACTACTATATCGGTACTCTAGATGTGCATTCCCAGGCAGCAGCTTAGGAACAAGAGGATATATAGAGTTCGACTTTTTGAAGAAGTCGTGTATGTGGATTTTTTTGTCTATTGTAACTTATTTTATAAAATAATTATAATCAATAAAGTTTTATAAAAAATTTTAGGAATTAAACGTTATTTAAGAATGATATAAGTATAAAATCACATAATTAAACGAAAATGCTGTCTCTAGAAGCGTTTTTGAATTTAACACCCCCTTTCTTTTCCAAGTCATTTGCACAATAATGACATTCACATACCTCACAAATCGCCAAGTGGGCTAGGTGAAGGCAAGTGTTTAAGCCAAAAGTTTGATAAAAAACTATCAGAGGCAAACAACAGTGAAACTAGCAGTTTATGGAAAAGGTGGTATCGGTAAATCCACCACAAGCTGTAACATATCAGTCGCCCTAGCCAAGCGCGGCAAAAAAGTGCTGCAAATTGGTTGCGACCCGAAACACGACAGCACCTTCACCCTCACCGGGTTTTTAATTCCAACAATTATTGATACTCTTCAAGAGAAAGACTATCATTACGAAGATGTTTGGCCTGAAGATGTTATTTACAAGGGTTACGGTGGAGTAGATTGTGTTGAAGCCGGCGGACCACCAGCAGGTGCGGGATGTGGCGGTTACGTCGTAGGCGAAACCGTAAAATTACTGAAGGAACTCAACGCTTTTGATGAGTACGATGTTATATTGTTTGACGTTCTCGGTGACGTTGTCTGTGGAGGTTTTGCAGCTCCCTTAAATTATGCGGACTACTGCCTAATTATTACCGACAACGGCTTCGATGCTTTGTTTGCTGCCAATCGCATTGCTGCTTCAGTGAGAGAAAAAGCGCGGACTCACCCACTGCGGCTGGCTGGATTAATTGGCAATCGCACCTCCAAGCGCGATTTGATAGACAAATACATCGAAGCAGTACCCATGCCAGTTTTAGAAGTGTTGCCTTTGATTGAAGATATTAGAGTTTCTCGTGTTAAAGGCAAGACTTTGTTTGAGATGGCAGAAATTGACCCATCTCTCAACTACGTCTGTGATTACTATCTCAATATTGCAGATCAAATTTTGGCGTCTCCCGAAGGTGTTGTACCCAATGACTCTCCAGATCGGGAATTATTTACTTTGTTGTCTGATTTTTATCTAAATCCGGGTAAACCACAGGTTCCTAAACCAGAAGAAGAATTAGACTTGATGATTGTATAAATCATTAAAGTTCCAGGATGGGGACAATATGCCTTTCTTTCATAGTTTTACGGAATCTCTCAAGCAAAAGTGGTTACAATTTTTCCAAATTAACCGGGATTGGATTACTCTCCATATGGAGGTCGAGTCGGTTTACACCCCTGATGGTGGTAAGCGACCCCCTTCTTACCTCATCCTGGGAGTAGCTAATGCGTTAGAACCAAAATTAGCGCAGTTAATGCTGCCCTTTTCTAGACTGAATCCTGACGCTGACACTTTAATTGAGGTGCTGGATTTAAATTTCGACCCAGATATTGCTCTCGGTAACCGTGTTATTCCCAGAGTTGAGACAGAAACGAATGGCGAAGAGTCAGATTCTGATGAGGAGACATCGAGCCATTCGCACTTAAACGGCTTTGCGGTAGCAGCAGTTGATATAGATACCGATGAGGAAACTCTCATGGTTGTAAGTACAACTATAGAGGATGTCACTCCAGCAGATGAGGCGCAGGGATTTTTAAACGGTGTAGATTCTGTTGATGATTTTGGCGATATATCCTTTGATGAGTTGAAGGATGAGGACAGCACAACTTCTAAGCAGTCAACAGACTCTACCACTAATGGGAACGGTGAGTTTGCTGAAGTCTTAACAGATGTCTGGGGCGATGAATCCGCAGCCAAAATGGACAAAGAAGACGCGGATAACGATTTGTTTTTAGGGGAAGACCTATCATCTAGTGATTTGGATGATTCAGAAATTGCTCGTCTCTTCCCCAAGAATTAATCACCAAGGGAGTCATTTGTTATTTGTTATTTGTAAATACGAAGGACAAAGAACAAATGACTCCTATCTTAACAATTTAGGGGAGAAAACACCAAAATGACAGTTGCTCAACCAGACGCTTTAACTTTTGAGTGCGAAACCGGAAATTATCATACTTTTTGCCCTATTAGCTGCGTAGCTTGGCTTTACCAAAAAATTGAAGATAGCTTCTTTTTAGTTATTGGTACAAAAACTTGTGGCTACTTCCTGCAAAATGCAATGGGAGTGATGATTTTTGCAGAACCTCGTTATGCCATGGCAGAGTTGGAAGAAGGCGATATTTCTGCCCAGCTTAATGATTATGACGAGTTAAAGCGGTTGTGTTTGCAAATTAAGCGCGATCGCAATCCCAGCGTGATAGTTTGGATCGGTACTTGCACCACAGAAATCATCAAAATGGATTTGGAAGGCTTGGCACCCAAGCTAGAATCTGAAATTGGTATTCCCATTGTTGTTGCACGTGCTAACGGTTTAGACTACGCCTTCACCCAAGGAGAAGACACCGTATTAGCTGCAATGGCTGCACGTTGTCCGGATAAAGTCTCCACAGTAGAAGCTGAGAAAAACGAGCGCAATGCCATTCAAAAGCTGCTGAATTTTGGTAAGAAAAAAGAAGACGTTGCTACTGAAGAATCCGAGTATGCGGATCATCCTCCGTTAGTCCTCTTTGGTTCCCTCCCCGATCCCGTTGTCACTCAGTTAACTCTAGAACTGAAGAAGCAAGGTATTAAAGTTTCTGGCTGGCTACCTGCTAAACGCTTTACTGAACTTCCCGTTCTTGAAGAAGGGTATTATGTTGCTGGTGTCAACCCCTTCCTCAGCCGCACTGCAACAACCTTAATGCGTCGCCGTAAGTGCAAGCTGATTGGCGCACCTTTCCCTATTGGTCCCGATGGTAGCCGCGCTTGGATTGAAAAAATCTGCTCGGTGTTTGGGATTACTCCCAAAGGATTGGATGAACGGGAAGCTCAAATTTGGGAAAGTTTGGAAGATTATATAAAACTTATTCGTGGCAAGTCCGTGTTCTTTATGGGCGATAACTTGCTAGAAGTTTCCCTAGCAAGATTCTTGGTGCGTTGCGGTATGACTGTTCCTGAAATCGGTATTCCTTACATGGATAAGCGCTACCAAGCGGCTGAGTTGACATTTTTAGAAAAAACTTGTCATGAAATGGGCGTACCCTTGCCTAGGATTGTGGAAAAGCCAGACAACTACAACCAAATTCAGCGCATTTACGATTTGAAGCCAGATTTGGTCATTACTGGTATGGCTCATGCTAACCCATTAGAGGCAAGGGGAATCAACACCAAGTGGTCTGTAGAGTTCACCTTTGCTCAGATTCACGGCTTTACCAATGCGCGTGACATTCTGGAGTTGGTCACGCGTCCACTGCGCCGGAATAACAATCTCAAAGATTTGGGTTGGGATAAGTTGGTTAAGGAAGAAGCTAAAATTTAACCTCACTGTCTGAAAAGAGGGAATAGGGAATAGGGAGTGGGGAGTAGGGAAGAGGAATTTTCACGATCGGTGGTGAATTTTTTTTCATCGCGATCTGAAAAGAAATTTGTAGTATTTGTATAGGAGCGCTGCGCTCGCGAAGCGCAAGCTGTACCCAGCTTATCGCTCCTATTGTTTTTATATATGGCAAAACTTATGAATACTACACCCTCTAAAGATGAAAACCAGGAAATGCTGAAGTGGCTGAACCGCAGTCGCGAACAATTAAAAGAGTATGCCCATCAGTACATTGCCTATAATAGCAACGGTATAATTGCTCACGGTAGCGACTTACATCAACCATCATTATGTAGGTTGGGTTGAGGAACGAAACCCAACATTGAATCGAATGGTTAGGATTTCTTGCTCAATCCAACCCACATTGTCTTAATTTTTTCAATTGGAGGTATAATACATAAAAAGTTATGTAACCGCAGATGAACGCAGACGAACGCGGATAAATGTGTACCTCACTCAAGTTGGTTGCTACTCATGTACCCATTATCACAACTAAAGCAACGCCAATCATTACAATCAGCGTTATCTTACCACCAGGAACAAGGGGTTGAACATTACTGTGTAAGTCTTCCTCCTGTTCTTGACGTTGCTTCCAACTCATCAATGCAGGGAGAATTCCTCCTAAAACTGAAATACTAAAGGTTCCGGCATAATCTAAAGCTGCGAGAAAGATATTGGGATTCAGTGCTGATAAACTCATAGGAGGCACAAGAATCAGGGAGTAAAGTGGCAAACGTTTAGAAGATCCTTGCGGTGTTGATGGGAAAATATCTTTGAAAAAGTCTAACAAGCCGTAAACAAACCCAATAAATGATGTCACGAGCGCAAACTCAGAAAAAATGGAAACTAAGATTCCCAGCGAGTATCCAGCACTCCCCGATTGTAGAATGTGCAGTGGGTCAAAAGTTTTACCACTCGCTGTAACTTGAATTGCATCTACATTGATACTTCCCAAAATCACTGCATTCCAAGCCAAGAACATTATAAGGGGAATAGCAGAACCAACAACGATAGACTGACGAATTTTTCGAG
This genomic interval from Scytonema hofmannii PCC 7110 contains the following:
- a CDS encoding ArnT family glycosyltransferase, with amino-acid sequence MRKYTPIILLLVFSAIIYTSISFQPSVIDNADAVHAQASREMLLRNDWITMYVNGVRYLQKAPLLYWLVASAYQVFGFNAFAVRFPTVIAIVLLGWVTYAFGQWAYSQKVGLYAAASLLFCCGMFLFTRIMIPEALLTLLVTTAHLCFLRAFFGTGISKRLYYGFYVATALAVLTKGLIGIVFTVSPVFLFLLLTGNLFVWKELRLLSGSALFLAIAVPWHLLVGVRNEHFFWYYFVNEHFLRFLGQRYPKDYGKLPLLNYWLLHMVWLFPWSLGFPLLITQRPRLKAQANKKIQLNLYLWLWTGIILIFFSFSSGQEYYTFPAYPALALLLSTAFTEAEEGVKAKKYLLWINGILAILGIVFAIIMGVLVWNTRNVQATGDLSSFLNIVSSDDKRYTIALGHLFDFTPYALAELRSPAILSALVVSLGFLLAFWFRRKQNHTYTVIVMVLTMGLLFICANRAHIKFEPVLSSRVLAEEIKQRWEPNAKIVLNGNYETGSSLRFYIDQPIYLLNGRTLTMEFGSRYPDTQSVFLNDEDIRRLWSSSNRIFLFTENHKKETLLKNLAMPTFFVVEKGGKSVFTNKPLL
- the hpnI gene encoding bacteriohopanetetrol glucosamine biosynthesis glycosyltransferase HpnI, with protein sequence MLYLYQFLLGMLCLSAIWYNCYAIYAAIKFFSHPTQIDSDFHPPVTILKPICGLDIDTYENFASFCKQDYPEYQIIFGVRDERDPCVEVVKTIINDFPEIDISLVISNRTIGTNLKVSNLANAQAKAKYSLLLLADSDVRVQPDYLMRVIQPMNDPTVGVVTCLYRPQVRGWVAIFEAIGISTEYLAGVLVARYIEGMKFALGPTIAIRKTALEAIGGFQTIADYLADDFQLGYLSAQAGYKIVLSDYVIDHTIATENFIDLIHRQTRWNCCTRVSRPWGYLGLIFTHGTAISLLFLIATYESIFSWVMVGIVLMTRFIMAWVVGVKSLKDPVARKFLLLVPLRDLMSFGLWCYSFVGSTFKWRGRKLRLTRSGKLIPLTTDSTEALLT
- the hpnJ gene encoding hopanoid biosynthesis associated radical SAM protein HpnJ: MKTLLLNPPSFEGFDGGAGSRWPATREIESYWYPVWLAYPAAMIPESRLLDAPPHGVSPEETIRIATEYDFVVLFTSTPGFHSDVRLAEMMKAAKPSLKIAFVGPHVTTQPEQSLMASEAIDFVTHKEFDYTVTEFASGKSLEEIKGVSFRKDGKIVHTEHRLPIEDLDALPWVTPIYKRDLDIHRYNVPFLLHPYISFYTTRGCPAKCTFCLWPQTFDGHAWRQRSVDDVAKEVEHALKLFPDTKEIFFDDDTFTIGKQRVLALCEKFKPLNFTWSCTSRVHVDLETLQAMRAAGCRLFIVGFESGNSQILKNIKKGATVEQAREFQKNCKKAGITVHGDFIIGLPGETQETIEETLKFAQELDCETIQVSVAHAYPGTELYNFVQSNGYLRLDAEMTDETGHQLPHFEYPNLSRAEMMAAVEDFYGKYYFRPRIVARIVKKALFNSEERRRLYKEAREYLSLRAKRKQYVVNQRA
- a CDS encoding cyclic peptide export ABC transporter, which translates into the protein MRLISFLLRSSWGMVTLAIVTGFLSGGSNASLIALISSAASNNANSRLAIVIWGFVGLALIALITSVISQMLLIRISQNAIFQLRMRLSNQILTSELNHLEQLGNSRILATLTEDVQTVANAVHVIPHLCIDLAIVIGCLTYITWLSWLVFLMVLGVSVVAIGSCQWLLNQGKKYLSLAREDQDVMFKHFRTITEGVKELKLNYNRRQGFLSKNLQSTATIFSHHNIQGLSFYGITTSWGRLIFFFAIGFVLFSLPNILTINPQTLAGFILTFTYLMLPMNNIVENIPIITRASIALDKIESLGLSLESNAEVSTVPPKTKTSWSNLKLSRVTHSYNINQEDRSFIIGPIDLTFYPQQLVFIVGGNGSGKSTLAKVIIGLYTPEAGEIIFDGELISEQNREWYRQHFSMVFSDFYLFDEILELENADLKSQAQEYLKVLQLEHKVTIENGKLSTINLSQGQRKRLALLSAYLEDRPIYLFDEWAADQDPVFKEIFYTELLPKLRDSGKTVLAITHDDRYFHVADRIIKLDYGQVEFDK